In Hamadaea flava, a genomic segment contains:
- a CDS encoding GNAT family N-acetyltransferase, producing MSLQITPVTPGDPESLDNYVIAATALHKHETPAFPPPTRKRLERMFEHPWPGNVHENYVALAAGEVVGFVDVEHYTEDNLDKAGLEIGVSPEHRRRGFGRELLAFAEDRARELGKKTVNSHSAWTLPELNLVAPDEDGPAFARAMGYRDALPEVNRVLQLSDGDESVLDEMLAHARAKADGYRLIRWNDPTPDDIVHDIAYLDGRLLADAPMGDTGWEPMNVDADRVRKTEAAIMARGRTSFHTGMVHEETGRVVAWTTISAEDDSDWHGWQQITIVDPDHRGHRLGALVKVENLRWYREQNPKVTAIDTFNAAENGYMISINEQMGFRPQYAFQNWRKDF from the coding sequence ATGAGTCTGCAGATCACCCCCGTGACCCCCGGCGATCCCGAGTCACTCGACAACTACGTCATCGCCGCGACGGCTTTGCATAAACATGAAACGCCCGCGTTCCCGCCACCGACGCGAAAGCGCCTGGAGCGCATGTTCGAGCATCCCTGGCCAGGCAACGTCCACGAGAACTACGTCGCGCTGGCGGCCGGCGAGGTCGTCGGATTCGTCGACGTGGAGCACTACACCGAGGACAACCTCGACAAGGCCGGCCTCGAGATCGGCGTCTCCCCCGAGCACCGGCGCCGCGGCTTCGGCCGTGAGCTGCTCGCCTTCGCCGAGGATCGGGCGCGCGAACTGGGCAAGAAGACGGTCAACAGCCACTCCGCCTGGACCCTGCCCGAGCTGAACCTGGTCGCTCCGGACGAAGACGGCCCGGCATTCGCCCGCGCGATGGGATATCGCGACGCGTTGCCCGAGGTCAACCGGGTCCTCCAGCTGTCGGACGGCGACGAGTCCGTCCTCGACGAGATGCTCGCCCACGCGCGCGCCAAGGCCGACGGTTATCGCCTGATCCGGTGGAACGACCCGACTCCCGACGACATCGTCCACGACATCGCGTACCTGGACGGGCGGCTGCTCGCCGACGCGCCGATGGGCGACACCGGCTGGGAGCCGATGAACGTCGACGCCGACCGCGTACGCAAGACGGAGGCGGCGATCATGGCCCGCGGCCGGACCAGCTTCCACACCGGCATGGTGCACGAGGAGACCGGCCGGGTCGTCGCCTGGACGACGATCTCCGCCGAGGACGATAGCGACTGGCACGGCTGGCAGCAGATCACCATCGTCGATCCCGATCACCGGGGTCACCGCCTCGGCGCCCTCGTCAAGGTCGAGAACCTGCGGTGGTACCGGGAGCAGAACCCGAAGGTCACCGCGATCGACACGTTCAACGCGGCGGAGAACGGCTACATGATCTCGATCAACGAGCAGATGGGCTTCCGCCCCCAGTACGCCTTCCAGAACTGGCGCAAGGACTTCTGA
- a CDS encoding TetR/AcrR family transcriptional regulator, translating to MTEPSPGATSGKGEQTRRLIVETAIRLFGENGYEKTTMRAIASAAGLSVGNAYYYFSSKEALVQEFYLELQREHSAAVEPILTAGGAFGDQLLGVLESGMRVWGPHHEFAGKFIGLAAVPGSPVSPFSPESEESRKISLDIFQRLVDGTTTKMDPALRAELPELLWLLQLGVVVYWVHDESPDQTKTHKIIQRGVLYLEHLVGLSRLKVFRPVTVQGLALLRMLR from the coding sequence GTGACCGAACCCAGCCCCGGCGCCACATCCGGCAAGGGCGAGCAGACCCGCCGCCTGATCGTCGAGACCGCGATCCGGCTCTTCGGCGAGAACGGCTACGAGAAGACGACCATGCGGGCCATCGCCTCGGCCGCCGGGCTCTCGGTCGGCAACGCGTACTACTACTTCAGCAGCAAGGAAGCCCTCGTCCAGGAGTTCTACCTCGAACTCCAGCGCGAGCACTCCGCCGCCGTCGAGCCGATCCTGACCGCCGGGGGCGCATTCGGCGACCAGCTGCTCGGCGTACTGGAGTCGGGGATGCGCGTCTGGGGGCCGCACCACGAGTTCGCCGGCAAGTTCATCGGGCTCGCCGCCGTGCCGGGTTCACCGGTCAGCCCGTTCAGCCCGGAGTCCGAGGAGTCCCGGAAGATCTCGCTCGACATCTTCCAGCGACTCGTCGACGGCACGACCACCAAGATGGACCCGGCCCTCCGGGCCGAGCTGCCCGAACTGCTCTGGCTGCTCCAGCTCGGCGTCGTCGTCTACTGGGTGCACGACGAGTCGCCGGACCAGACGAAGACCCACAAGATCATCCAGCGCGGCGTCCTGTACCTGGAACACCTCGTCGGCCTGTCCCGCCTCAAAGTCTTCCGCCCGGTGACCGTGCAAGGCCTCGCCTTGCTCCGCATGCTCCGCTAG